The Streptomyces sp. NBC_01353 genome contains a region encoding:
- the nadD gene encoding nicotinate-nucleotide adenylyltransferase, translated as MGEQEVPTGGRGKRRLGVMGGTFDPIHHGHLVAASEVAALFHLDEVVFVPTGQPWQKSHKAVSAAEDRYLMTVIATASNPQFSVSRIDIDRGGATYTIDTLRDLRSLNSDSDLFFITGADALSQILTWRDAEELFSLAHFIGVTRPGHDLTDDGLPKGGVSLVEVPALAISSTDCRARVAQGDPVWYLVPDGVVRYIDKRQLYRGE; from the coding sequence ATGGGAGAGCAGGAAGTGCCTACTGGCGGCCGCGGCAAGCGCCGACTCGGCGTGATGGGCGGAACGTTCGACCCGATCCACCACGGACACCTGGTGGCCGCCAGCGAGGTGGCCGCCCTGTTCCACCTCGACGAGGTGGTGTTCGTGCCGACCGGGCAGCCGTGGCAGAAGAGCCACAAGGCCGTGTCGGCGGCCGAGGACCGCTATCTGATGACGGTCATCGCCACCGCGTCCAACCCGCAGTTCTCGGTCAGCCGTATCGACATCGACCGCGGCGGGGCGACGTACACCATCGACACCCTGCGGGACCTGCGCTCCCTCAACAGCGACTCGGACCTCTTCTTCATCACCGGGGCCGACGCGCTGTCGCAGATCCTCACGTGGCGCGATGCGGAGGAGCTCTTCTCGCTCGCCCACTTCATCGGCGTCACCCGACCGGGCCATGACCTCACGGACGACGGACTGCCCAAGGGCGGGGTCTCGCTCGTGGAGGTTCCAGCGCTGGCGATCTCCTCCACCGACTGCCGGGCTAGGGTCGCGCAGGGCGACCCCGTCTGGTACCTGGTGCCGGACGGCGTGGTGCGCTACAT
- a CDS encoding M48 family metallopeptidase, which yields MTEKTDNGNGNVPSRQRKRFPGISSRAYEHPADRSALVALRKLTGFDTVFKALSGLLPERSLRLLFLSDSVRVSDAQFTHLNDMLRDACYILDLEKVPPMYVTQDPKPNAMCIGLDEPIIVVTTGLVELLDEEEMRAVVGHEVGHALSGHSVYRTILLFLTSLAVKVAWIPLGNVAIMAIVTALREWFRKSELSADRAGLLVGQDVHASMRGLMKIAGGNHLHEMNVDAFLAQADEYEKGGDLRDSVLKILNVLPRTHPFTTVRAAELKKWSETRDYQRIMDGHYPRRSEDKDTSVTDSFRESAGHYAESVRTSKDPLMKLVGDIAGGAGDLAGDLSGKLRDRFGGGASRGDAGGKDGGAAETGGAQSEG from the coding sequence ATGACCGAGAAGACCGACAACGGCAACGGGAACGTGCCGAGCAGGCAGCGCAAGCGCTTCCCCGGCATTTCCTCACGGGCCTACGAGCATCCGGCCGACCGCTCCGCGCTCGTCGCGCTGCGCAAGCTCACCGGTTTCGACACGGTCTTCAAGGCGCTCAGCGGGCTGCTGCCCGAGCGCAGTCTTCGACTGCTGTTCCTCTCCGACTCCGTGCGGGTGAGCGACGCGCAGTTCACGCACCTCAACGACATGCTGAGGGACGCGTGTTACATCCTGGACCTGGAGAAGGTCCCGCCGATGTACGTCACCCAGGACCCGAAGCCGAACGCGATGTGCATCGGCCTGGACGAGCCGATCATCGTGGTCACCACCGGCCTCGTGGAGCTGCTCGACGAGGAGGAGATGCGGGCGGTCGTCGGCCACGAGGTGGGCCACGCCCTCTCGGGTCACTCCGTGTACCGCACGATCCTGCTGTTCCTCACCAGCCTGGCGGTGAAGGTCGCCTGGATCCCGTTGGGCAACGTCGCGATCATGGCGATCGTGACGGCGCTGCGGGAGTGGTTCCGCAAGTCCGAGCTCTCGGCGGACCGGGCGGGACTCCTCGTCGGCCAGGACGTCCACGCCTCGATGCGCGGTCTGATGAAGATCGCCGGCGGCAACCATCTGCACGAGATGAACGTGGACGCGTTCCTCGCGCAGGCCGACGAGTACGAAAAGGGCGGCGACCTGCGGGACTCCGTCCTGAAGATCCTCAACGTGCTGCCGCGCACGCACCCGTTCACCACCGTCCGGGCGGCCGAGCTGAAGAAGTGGTCCGAGACCCGCGACTACCAGCGGATCATGGACGGGCACTACCCGCGGCGGTCGGAGGACAAGGACACCTCGGTGACCGACTCCTTCCGGGAATCCGCCGGGCATTACGCCGAATCGGTGCGCACCAGCAAGGATCCCCTGATGAAGCTCGTCGGCGACATAGCCGGTGGCGCGGGCGATCTCGCGGGCGACCTGAGCGGAAAGCTGCGGGACCGGTTCGGCGGCGGGGCCTCCCGGGGCGACGCCGGCGGCAAGGACGGCGGAGCGGCTGAGACCGGCGGCGCTCAGAGCGAGGGCTGA
- a CDS encoding glutamate-5-semialdehyde dehydrogenase, which produces MTSLTPLDNLSPVTRAAYQARGAAAEIAPLPRAAKDDALLAIADALEVRAAEIVEANAEDVARAREAGTSESIIDRLTLTPERVRAIAADVRDVAALPDPVGEVVRGSTLPNGIDLRQVRVPLGVVGIIYEARPNVTVDAAALCLKSGNAVLLRGSSSAYASNTALVKVLRDAIGGAGLPADAIQLVPGESRESVRELMRARGLVDVLIPRGGASLIRTVVEESTVPVIETGTGNCHVYVDAQADLDMAVDILINSKAQRPSVCNAAETLLVHKDIAEAFLPRALVALADAGVTVHADERILAHAEGSKATVVPATPEDWETEYLSYDIAAAVVDSLDKAVEHIRLWSSGHTEAIVTTSQAAARRFTQLVDSTTVAVNASTRFTDGGQFGFGAEIGISTQKLHARGPMGLPELTSTKYIVTGDGHTR; this is translated from the coding sequence ATGACCTCGCTCACGCCCCTCGACAACCTGTCCCCGGTCACCCGGGCCGCCTACCAGGCCCGCGGGGCCGCCGCCGAAATCGCGCCACTTCCGCGCGCGGCGAAGGACGACGCCCTGCTCGCCATCGCGGACGCCCTTGAGGTCCGTGCCGCCGAGATCGTCGAGGCCAACGCCGAGGACGTCGCCCGCGCCCGCGAGGCCGGCACCAGCGAGTCGATCATCGACCGGCTCACCCTCACCCCGGAGCGGGTACGGGCCATCGCCGCCGACGTCCGTGACGTGGCCGCACTGCCCGACCCGGTCGGCGAGGTCGTCCGCGGCTCGACCCTCCCGAACGGCATCGACCTGCGCCAGGTCCGCGTCCCGCTCGGCGTCGTCGGCATCATCTACGAGGCCCGGCCGAACGTGACCGTGGACGCGGCCGCCCTCTGCCTCAAGTCCGGCAACGCCGTCCTGCTGCGCGGCTCGTCCTCCGCGTACGCCTCCAACACCGCCCTGGTGAAGGTCCTGCGCGACGCCATCGGCGGCGCCGGCCTGCCCGCCGACGCCATCCAGCTCGTCCCCGGCGAGTCCCGCGAGTCGGTACGCGAGCTGATGCGCGCCCGTGGCCTGGTCGACGTCCTCATCCCGCGCGGCGGCGCCTCCCTCATCCGCACGGTCGTCGAGGAGTCCACCGTCCCGGTCATCGAGACCGGCACGGGCAACTGCCACGTCTACGTCGACGCCCAGGCCGACCTCGACATGGCCGTCGACATCCTCATCAACTCCAAGGCGCAGCGGCCCAGCGTCTGCAACGCCGCCGAGACCCTCCTCGTCCACAAGGACATCGCCGAGGCCTTCCTGCCCCGCGCGCTCGTGGCCCTCGCCGACGCAGGCGTCACCGTCCACGCCGACGAGCGGATCCTCGCCCACGCCGAGGGCTCCAAGGCCACCGTCGTCCCCGCGACCCCGGAGGACTGGGAGACCGAGTACCTCTCTTACGACATCGCCGCCGCCGTCGTCGACTCGCTCGACAAGGCCGTCGAGCACATCCGGCTCTGGTCCTCCGGCCACACCGAGGCGATCGTCACCACCTCGCAGGCCGCCGCCCGCCGCTTCACCCAGCTGGTCGACTCCACGACGGTCGCGGTCAACGCGTCCACCCGTTTCACCGACGGCGGCCAATTCGGCTTCGGCGCCGAGATCGGAATCTCGACGCAGAAACTGCACGCCCGCGGGCCCATGGGCCTGCCCGAGCTGACCTCCACGAAGTACATCGTCACCGGCGACGGTCACACGCGGTAA
- the proB gene encoding glutamate 5-kinase, with product MTVARQYVTEARRIVVKVGSSSLTTASGGLDADRVDALVDVLAKVRSGGEKEIVLVSSGAIAAGLAPLGLTRRPKDLARQQAAASVGQGLLVARYTASFARYGVRVGQVLLTTDDTSRRAHYRNAYRTLDQLLAMGALPVVNENDTVATDEIRFGDNDRLAALVAHLVRADLLVLLSDVDGLYDGDPSKPGTSRIAEVAGPEDIAHVEIGSAGKAGVGTGGMVTKVEAARIAAAAGIPVVLTSASRAADALTGRDTGTYFHRTGRRSADRLLWLAHASTPQGSLTLDEGAVRAVVEGKKSLLAAGIAAVEGEFVAGDPVELRDTQGRAVARGLVNFDAKEIPRMLGRSTPELAKELGPEYEREVVHRDDLVVVRG from the coding sequence GTGACAGTGGCAAGGCAGTACGTGACGGAAGCCCGCAGGATCGTCGTCAAGGTCGGCTCGTCCTCACTGACCACCGCCTCCGGCGGCCTCGACGCCGACCGGGTCGACGCCCTCGTCGACGTCCTCGCCAAGGTTCGCAGCGGCGGGGAGAAGGAGATCGTCCTGGTCTCCTCCGGAGCCATCGCCGCCGGCCTCGCCCCGCTCGGCCTCACCCGTCGGCCCAAGGACCTCGCCCGCCAGCAGGCCGCCGCCAGCGTCGGCCAGGGCCTCCTGGTCGCCCGCTACACCGCCTCCTTCGCGCGGTACGGCGTACGCGTCGGGCAGGTGCTCCTCACCACCGACGACACCAGCCGCCGCGCGCACTACCGCAACGCCTACCGGACCCTCGACCAGCTCCTCGCCATGGGCGCGCTGCCGGTCGTCAACGAGAACGACACGGTCGCCACGGACGAGATCCGCTTCGGCGACAACGACCGGCTCGCCGCCCTCGTCGCCCATCTCGTCCGCGCCGACCTGCTGGTGCTGCTCTCGGACGTCGACGGGCTCTACGACGGGGACCCGTCCAAGCCGGGCACCTCGCGGATCGCGGAGGTGGCGGGCCCCGAGGACATCGCCCATGTCGAGATCGGCTCCGCGGGCAAGGCCGGGGTCGGCACCGGCGGCATGGTCACCAAGGTCGAGGCCGCCCGGATCGCCGCCGCCGCGGGGATCCCCGTGGTCCTCACCTCCGCCAGCCGCGCCGCCGACGCCCTGACCGGCCGCGACACCGGCACGTACTTCCACCGCACCGGCCGCCGCTCCGCCGACCGGCTGCTCTGGCTCGCCCACGCCTCGACCCCGCAGGGCTCGCTGACGCTCGACGAAGGGGCCGTACGGGCCGTCGTCGAGGGCAAGAAGTCGCTGCTCGCGGCCGGAATCGCCGCGGTCGAGGGGGAGTTCGTGGCCGGTGACCCGGTCGAGCTCCGCGACACCCAGGGCCGGGCCGTCGCCCGCGGCCTCGTCAACTTCGACGCCAAGGAGATCCCCCGGATGCTCGGCCGCTCCACGCCCGAGCTCGCCAAGGAACTGGGACCGGAGTACGAGCGGGAGGTCGTCCACCGGGACGATCTGGTGGTCGTCCGGGGCTGA